The proteins below come from a single Melospiza georgiana isolate bMelGeo1 chromosome 4, bMelGeo1.pri, whole genome shotgun sequence genomic window:
- the IRF5 gene encoding interferon regulatory factor 5, protein MRAAPPPGPAPPHRGQAPPPLGNRPRPFSRYIVASLGRAHISHAPSLTDSCLGAGGRARPQMNDRDCDQSQPPKRAPVFPPTAEIPARHVEGEMPPQLLLSAAGAAPASPGGQSSGGSRALRKRNRGRPAGRAGPVPLSERGRRPAAPRAMEPPRRVRLKPWLVAQVSSRRFPGLRWLDPERRRFVIPWGHATRNPPGPQDHDTIFKAWAQETGRFRAGDPPDPPRWKATLRCALNKSREFRLLLDGPRGSPAQPFRIYELCEEPPGGADGGDEDDYGCSGEEDVSQLHKMTSLSIDDSQHGGDLLPPYPWPKEEAPPFAGHCPPGGPFGGPAPALLQGEAGGTQGPPELLPGALAEMGPPLGPPGPSSSCPVAPTEHLIPDLLVSPHMLPLTDLELKFQYRGRQVCALTVSNPHGCRLFHSSLEPTREQEELFGPLTLEQVPFPAPDTIPNEKQRFYTHQLLDVLDRGLILELQGQDLFALRLCQCKVFWTGPCAAPQPGPNPIQRETRTKLFSLEGFLNGLIQFQKGQTPTPPPFEIFLCFGEEWPDQKPKEKKLITVQVVPVAARLLLEMFSGELSWSADSIPLQISHPDLKDRMVEQFKELHQLWQSQQRLPPAQPPPGPAAGPWALPPGPLPH, encoded by the exons ATGCGAGCAGCCCcgcccccgggcccggccccgccccacAGGGGACAGGCCCCGCCCCCGCTCGGGAACAGGCCCCGCCCATTTTCCCGCTACATTGTTGCCTCACTTGGTCGCGCCCACATAAGCCACGCCCCCTCATTGACAGACAGCTGTCTCGGGGCGGGAGGGCGGGCGCGCCCGCAGATGAATGACAGAGACTGTGACCAATCACAGCCCCCTAAACGCGCCCCGGTGTTCCCGCCCACCGCGGAGATCCCCGCGCGTCACGTGGAGGGGGAAATG CCACCGCAGCTTCTGCTTTCGGCCGCGGGTGCCGCCCCCGCCTCCCCGGGCGGGCAGAGCTCGGGGGGCTCCCGCGCCCTCCGAAAGCGGAACCGGGGCCGCCCCGcgggccgagcggggccggtTCCTCTTTCGGAGCGCGGGCGGCGCCCGGCGGCGCCCCGGGCCATGGAGCCCCCGCGGCGGGTGCGCCTCAAGCCCTGGCTGGTGGCCCAGGTCAGCAGCCGCCGCTTCCCGGGCCTGCGCTGGCTCGACCCCGAGCGCCGCCGCTTCGTCATCCCCTGGGGACACGCCACCAGGAACCCCCCGGGGCCCCAGGACCACGACACCATCTTCAAG GCGTGGGCGCAGGAGACGGGCCGGTTCCGCGCCGGGGACCCGCCGGACCCGCCCCGCTGGAAGGCCACGCTGCGCTGCGCCCTCAACAAGAGCCGCGAGTTCCGGCTGCTGCTGGACGGGCCCCGCGGCTCCCCGGCGCAGCCCTTCCGCATCTACGAGCTCTGCGAGGAGCCCCCCGGCGGCGCAG ACGGCGGGGATGAGGATGACTATGGCTGCAGCGGGGAGGAAGATGTCAGCCAG ctgcacaagaTGACATCACTGAGCATCGATG ACTCGCAGCACGGGGGGGACCTGCTGCCCCCCTACCCCTGGCCCAAGGAGGAGGCTCCCCCCTTTGCCGGCCATTGCCCCCCGGGGGGGCCCTTTGGGGGTCCCGCCCCGGCGCTGCTGCAGGGGGAGGCGGGGGGCACCCAGGGACCCCCTGAGCTGCTCCCGGGCGCCCTCGCTGAGATGGGGCCCCCCCTGGGCCCCCCGGGACCCTCGTCCAGCTGCCCGGTGGCACCCACAGAGCACCTGATCCCCGACCTGCTTGTGAGCCCCCACATGCTGCCAc TGACTGACCTGGAGCTCAAGTTCCAGTACCGGGGCCGCCAGGTGTGCGCCCTGACCGTGAGCAACCCGCACGGCTGCCGGCTGTtccacagcagcctggagcccacgcgggagcaggaggagctctTCGGGCCGCTGACGCTGGAGCAGgtgcccttccctgctcccgACACCATTCCCAACGAGAAGCAGCGCTTCTACACCCACCAGCTGCTGGACGTGCTGGACCGAGGGCtcatcctggagctgcagggccaggaccTCTTCGCCCTCCGCCTGTGCCAGTGCAAGGTCTTCTGGACTGGGCCCTGTGCCgcgccccagcccggccccaaCCCCATCCAGAGGGAGACCAGGACCAAGCTCTTCAGCCTCGAGGGCTTCCTCAACG GCCTCATCCAGTTCCAGAAGGGGCAGACCCCCACGCCGCCCCCCTTCGAGATCTTCCTCTGCTTCGGCGAGGAGTGGCCGGACCAGAAGCCCAAGGAGAAGAAGCTGATCACGGTGCAG GTGGTGCCGGTGGCGGCACGGCTGCTGCTCGAGATGTTCTCCGGGGAGCTGTCGTGGTCGGCCGACAGCATCCCGCTGCAGATCTCGCACCCCGACCTCAAGGACAGGATGGTGGAGCAGTTCAAGGAGCTGCAccagctgtggcagagccagcagcgGCTGCCGCCGGCGcagcccccgcccggccccgccgcggggcCCTGGGCGCTGCCCCCCGGGCCCCTGCCCCACTGA